From a single Thioalbus denitrificans genomic region:
- a CDS encoding c-type cytochrome gives MAVLVAVVVLVGAVYKVFVGAPPQAPMDDQAVAERLKPMGEVTVAAAPAPAAEAPAGESAAPAEAAPAATETAAAAPAAASGAAAGEAIYNKACIACHAAGVAGAPKLGDAAAWEPRIAKGIDALLQSAINGLNAMPPRGTCMDCSDDDLRNGIEFMISKAQ, from the coding sequence GTGGCGGTTCTGGTAGCCGTCGTGGTGCTGGTGGGGGCGGTCTACAAGGTATTCGTCGGCGCTCCGCCGCAGGCGCCCATGGATGATCAGGCCGTGGCCGAGCGGCTCAAGCCCATGGGCGAGGTGACGGTGGCCGCCGCCCCCGCGCCGGCCGCCGAGGCGCCGGCCGGTGAGTCCGCCGCTCCGGCCGAGGCCGCGCCCGCCGCGACCGAGACCGCGGCCGCCGCGCCCGCCGCCGCCTCCGGTGCCGCGGCCGGTGAGGCCATCTACAACAAGGCCTGCATCGCCTGCCACGCCGCCGGCGTGGCCGGTGCGCCCAAGCTGGGCGACGCCGCGGCCTGGGAGCCGCGTATCGCCAAGGGCATCGACGCCCTGTTGCAGTCGGCCATCAACGGCCTGAACGCCATGCCGCCCCGCGGCACCTGCATGGACTGCTCCGACGACGACCTGCGCAACGGCATCGAGTTCATGATCTCGAAGGCGCAGTAA